A genome region from Pseudomonas sp. N3-W includes the following:
- a CDS encoding glutathione S-transferase: protein MNTLYSFRRCPYAMRARMAVRYCAVAVNIVEVSLKAKPAEMLALSGKGTVPVLNADGRVIDESLDIMRWALAQHDPQDWLRKDDPAAQSLIAALIEENDQVFKVHLNHYKYAERYPERSMADYRADGEVFLRKLDDRLEGGPYLLGDQPSLADVALMPFVRQFAHVDREWFGQAPYVRLQGWLQRFLESALFTAVMAR from the coding sequence ATGAATACGCTCTACTCCTTCCGCCGCTGCCCCTACGCCATGCGAGCACGCATGGCGGTACGTTATTGCGCGGTTGCAGTGAACATCGTCGAAGTCAGCCTCAAGGCCAAGCCTGCCGAAATGCTCGCACTGTCGGGCAAAGGCACGGTGCCGGTGCTGAACGCGGACGGTCGGGTGATCGACGAAAGCCTGGACATCATGCGCTGGGCACTGGCACAGCATGATCCGCAGGACTGGTTGCGCAAGGATGACCCGGCCGCTCAGTCACTGATCGCGGCCCTGATCGAGGAGAACGATCAGGTGTTCAAGGTGCACCTCAATCACTACAAATATGCCGAGCGCTATCCCGAGCGCTCGATGGCCGACTATCGCGCCGATGGCGAGGTGTTCCTGCGCAAGCTCGATGACCGGCTGGAGGGCGGCCCTTACTTGCTGGGCGACCAGCCGAGCCTGGCGGATGTGGCGCTGATGCCGTTTGTGCGGCAGTTTGCGCATGTGGATCGGGAGTGGTTTGGGCAGGCGCCTTATGTGCGGTTGCAGGGTTGGTTGCAGCGGTTTCTGGAGTCGGCGTTGTTTACTGCGGTGATGGCCAGATAG
- a CDS encoding AAA family ATPase, producing MKILAIRLKNLASLAGPFEIDFTAEPLASAGLFAITGPTGAGKSTLLDALCLALFGAVPRLNNTGRDAKVPDADGEIGTGDPRTLLRRGTGEGYAEVDFVGVDGRRYRARWEANRAREKAGGKLQASRQSLRDIDQDQLLASQKSEYKTQLEAALGLNFEQFTRAVLLAQSEFSAFLKADDNDRSELLEKLTDTALYTRLGRRAFDKTKEAREAHKLLQDQATGVTPLAPEARAELDERFNEAQLQLKTQQAQLKQLDQQSTWLKVLGQLQDEQQSASDQLSGAQLHWNNQAGERLKLTRLEQLAPQRHQFARQTELSAQLTPLAVQIQQHIAQQTALNERQTQLEQSLSDANTALSTAQHQHSISAPLLRQAFEEQNTLARLGKDASLSADIKQQAELTCTQGQTAIQTLLDQQKQVAERLQRIATELEHSSHLAPLSDAWNAWRDRLQQLMLVGNRLNKGQAELADLESAATRATEALSAQKQQLEVLYKEAGAEPEAVTEQIQLLGNLLQDNRKQLRAFEELTRLWFSQQELDTRGTELQQRQSLAQQERDRLTQDGVKAKNELTVAEQTLTVTRELLERQRLARSASVEELREQLQDDQPCPVCGSPDHPYHQPEALLQSLGRHDESEQANAQKAVDELKEKLTELRAEVGGLIAQQKELLQQQEQLAIAQQGLTPSIEAHPLSAQLLAQDALKRDAWLTQQNSQLNQSISQDEQRQSALLTLQQDAARLAQQLRSAETASQQAAQHLSAQQQALSSDRQRMDEELAAFSSLLPAETLEALRNEPAATFMQLDQQIAQRLEQLDQQRDELGEQQQRQQTLEKEQDRQLTRVQQLQSAQQQFTALAEQQQACQQQLTQLLGEHASAEQWQQQLDQTVEQARAAETAANQELQSVRTQRVQLAAELKAQQERLQALEGDSRELSSKIADWRAQHPELDDAELEVLLGIDDQQVSELRQQLQHSEKAIEQAKVLLQERDKRLLEHQAQHNGNLDAEQLVAALADLQTQFATSEHRCAELRAEQAEDQRRQNANQALAQQIADAYTEYQRWARLNALIGSATGDTFRKIAQTYNLDLLVHHANVQLRQLVRRYRLKRGGSMLGLLVMDTEMGDELRSVHSLSGGETFLVSLALALGLASMASSTLKIESLFIDEGFGSLDPESLQLAMDALDGLQAQGRKVAVISHVQEMHERIPVQIQVRRQGNGLSTLEVK from the coding sequence CTGAACAACACTGGACGCGACGCCAAGGTACCGGACGCTGACGGAGAAATCGGCACCGGCGATCCGCGCACCTTGCTGCGTCGTGGCACCGGCGAAGGCTATGCCGAAGTGGATTTCGTCGGCGTCGATGGCCGCCGCTACCGTGCACGCTGGGAAGCCAATCGCGCCCGGGAAAAGGCCGGTGGCAAGCTGCAGGCCAGTCGCCAGAGCCTGCGCGATATCGATCAGGATCAACTGCTGGCCAGTCAGAAAAGCGAATACAAGACGCAACTGGAGGCGGCACTGGGCCTGAACTTCGAACAGTTCACCCGTGCCGTGCTGCTGGCGCAGAGTGAGTTCAGCGCCTTCCTCAAGGCCGACGACAACGACCGCAGCGAACTGCTGGAAAAGCTCACCGACACGGCGCTCTACACCCGTCTCGGTCGTCGCGCCTTCGACAAGACCAAAGAGGCTCGCGAAGCACACAAACTGCTGCAGGATCAGGCCACTGGCGTCACCCCGCTGGCGCCCGAAGCCCGCGCCGAGCTGGACGAGCGCTTCAACGAAGCGCAACTGCAACTCAAGACACAGCAGGCGCAGCTCAAGCAACTCGACCAGCAAAGCACCTGGCTCAAAGTCCTGGGCCAATTGCAGGACGAACAACAGAGCGCCAGCGATCAATTGAGCGGCGCCCAACTGCACTGGAACAACCAGGCCGGCGAACGCCTGAAACTGACGCGCCTGGAACAACTCGCGCCGCAACGGCACCAGTTCGCCCGCCAGACGGAACTCAGCGCCCAGCTCACGCCGCTGGCGGTGCAGATTCAGCAGCACATCGCACAGCAAACCGCGCTGAACGAGCGGCAGACGCAACTGGAACAGAGCCTCAGTGACGCCAACACGGCGCTGAGCACCGCGCAGCACCAGCACAGCATCAGCGCACCATTGCTGCGTCAGGCCTTTGAAGAGCAAAACACCCTCGCCCGCCTCGGCAAAGATGCCAGCCTGAGCGCCGACATCAAGCAACAAGCGGAGCTGACCTGCACCCAGGGGCAAACGGCGATTCAGACGCTGCTCGATCAGCAAAAGCAGGTCGCCGAGCGTTTGCAACGCATCGCCACCGAGCTTGAACACAGCAGCCACCTGGCGCCATTGAGCGACGCCTGGAACGCGTGGCGCGATCGCCTGCAACAACTGATGCTGGTGGGCAATCGCCTGAACAAGGGCCAGGCCGAACTGGCTGACCTTGAGAGCGCCGCCACTCGCGCTACCGAAGCACTGAGCGCGCAAAAGCAGCAGCTGGAAGTGCTGTACAAGGAAGCCGGCGCCGAGCCGGAAGCCGTTACCGAGCAAATCCAGCTGCTGGGCAATCTGTTGCAGGACAACCGCAAACAGTTGCGCGCCTTTGAAGAGCTGACACGGCTGTGGTTCAGTCAGCAGGAGCTGGACACGCGCGGCACTGAGCTTCAGCAACGCCAGTCGCTGGCGCAGCAGGAACGGGATCGCCTGACGCAGGACGGGGTCAAGGCCAAGAACGAACTGACCGTTGCCGAACAGACCCTGACCGTCACCCGCGAACTGTTGGAGCGTCAGCGGCTGGCCCGCAGTGCCAGCGTCGAAGAACTGCGCGAACAATTGCAGGACGATCAGCCATGCCCGGTGTGCGGCAGCCCTGATCATCCGTATCACCAGCCCGAAGCCTTGCTGCAAAGCCTCGGTCGCCACGATGAAAGCGAACAGGCCAACGCCCAGAAAGCAGTCGATGAACTAAAGGAAAAACTCACCGAGTTGCGGGCGGAAGTCGGCGGTTTGATTGCGCAGCAAAAAGAATTGCTGCAACAGCAGGAACAACTCGCCATCGCCCAACAGGGCCTGACGCCAAGCATTGAGGCGCATCCCCTGTCGGCGCAGTTGCTGGCTCAGGATGCGCTCAAGCGTGATGCCTGGCTGACACAGCAAAACAGCCAGCTGAATCAAAGCATCAGCCAGGACGAACAACGCCAAAGCGCCCTGCTCACCCTGCAACAGGACGCGGCGCGTCTGGCCCAGCAACTGCGCAGCGCCGAAACGGCGAGTCAGCAAGCGGCCCAGCACTTGAGTGCCCAGCAACAGGCGCTGAGCAGTGATCGTCAGCGCATGGACGAGGAACTCGCGGCGTTCAGCAGTCTGCTGCCAGCCGAGACTCTGGAGGCATTGCGCAATGAACCGGCGGCGACTTTCATGCAGCTTGACCAGCAGATCGCCCAGCGCCTGGAACAGCTCGACCAGCAGCGCGATGAACTCGGCGAACAGCAGCAGCGCCAGCAGACGCTGGAGAAAGAACAGGACCGTCAACTGACCCGTGTCCAGCAACTGCAAAGTGCACAACAGCAGTTCACCGCACTGGCCGAGCAACAACAGGCTTGTCAGCAGCAGCTCACGCAATTGCTTGGCGAACATGCCAGCGCCGAGCAGTGGCAGCAGCAACTGGATCAGACGGTGGAGCAGGCTCGCGCTGCCGAAACAGCGGCCAATCAGGAACTGCAAAGCGTGCGCACACAGCGGGTGCAACTGGCTGCCGAGCTCAAGGCGCAACAGGAACGCTTGCAGGCCCTTGAAGGCGACAGCCGTGAACTGAGCAGCAAGATTGCCGACTGGCGCGCTCAGCATCCGGAGCTGGACGATGCCGAGCTGGAAGTGTTGCTCGGCATCGACGATCAGCAGGTCAGCGAGCTGCGCCAGCAATTGCAGCACAGCGAAAAAGCCATCGAACAGGCGAAAGTGCTCTTGCAAGAGCGGGATAAACGCCTGCTCGAGCATCAGGCGCAGCACAACGGCAACCTCGATGCCGAGCAACTGGTTGCGGCACTGGCTGACCTGCAAACGCAGTTCGCCACCAGTGAACACCGTTGCGCCGAACTGCGTGCCGAACAGGCCGAGGATCAGCGCCGACAGAACGCCAATCAGGCGCTGGCGCAGCAAATTGCCGACGCCTACACCGAGTACCAGCGTTGGGCGCGCTTGAACGCCTTGATCGGTTCAGCCACCGGCGACACGTTCCGCAAGATCGCCCAGACCTACAACCTCGACCTGCTGGTGCATCACGCCAACGTGCAATTGCGCCAACTGGTGCGGCGCTATCGCCTGAAACGCGGCGGCAGCATGCTCGGGTTGCTGGTGATGGACACCGAAATGGGTGACGAACTGCGTTCGGTGCATTCCTTGTCCGGGGGCGAGACGTTCCTGGTGTCGCTGGCACTGGCGCTGGGGTTGGCGTCGATGGCCTCGAGTACGCTGAAGATCGAATCGCTGTTCATCGATGAGGGCTTCGGCAGCCTCGACCCGGAATCCCTGCAACTGGCCATGGACGCCCTCGACGGCTTGCAGGCGCAGGGCCGCAAGGTCGCGGTGATTTCCCACGTACAGGAAATGCATGAACGGATTCCGGTGCAGATCCAGGTGCGCCGTCAGGGCAACGGCCTGAGTACCCTGGAGGTGAAATGA